One Butyricicoccus intestinisimiae genomic window, GTGCTGCATCTGTAAGCGTGGGAGCTGCCAATGAATTATGCGACGATAAAATTTTATGATGTGGCGAATGGCACAGGTGTCCGCGTCAGCTTGTTTGTCTCCGGCTGCCGCCATCACTGCAAGGGCTGCTTTAATGCGGAGACATGGGACTTTTCCTATGGCGAACCGTACACGCAGGAAACAGAGGACAGCATCATAGACGGCTTAAAACCAGATTATATCACGGGCTTGTCTCTGCTCGGCGGAGAGCCGTTTGAACCGGAGAATCAGCCCGCCCTGACGGCGCTGCTGCGGCGGGTTAAGACGCAACTGCCGGAAAAGACGGTTTGGTGCTATACCGGCTATACCTATGACACGGATTTGGCAGAGGGCGGCTCTGTGTTTACAGACGTCACGCGCGAGATGCTCTCGTATATTGACATTCTTGTAGATGGCGAATTTATCGAAGAACAACGAGATTTGACGCTGCGGTTCCGCGGAAGCCGAAATCAGCGCATTCTCACGCTGAAAAACGGAATTTGTA contains:
- the nrdG gene encoding anaerobic ribonucleoside-triphosphate reductase activating protein; amino-acid sequence: MNYATIKFYDVANGTGVRVSLFVSGCRHHCKGCFNAETWDFSYGEPYTQETEDSIIDGLKPDYITGLSLLGGEPFEPENQPALTALLRRVKTQLPEKTVWCYTGYTYDTDLAEGGSVFTDVTREMLSYIDILVDGEFIEEQRDLTLRFRGSRNQRILTLKNGICTQIESCE